In Rutidosis leptorrhynchoides isolate AG116_Rl617_1_P2 chromosome 2, CSIRO_AGI_Rlap_v1, whole genome shotgun sequence, one genomic interval encodes:
- the LOC139894350 gene encoding phosphoenolpyruvate carboxylase 2 — protein sequence MANRNLEKLASIDAQLRLLVPGKVSEDDKLIEYDALLLDKFLDILQDLHGEDLKETVQECYELSAEYEGKHDPKKLEELGNLLTSLDPGDSIVIAKAFSHMLNLANLAEEVQIAYRRRIKLKKGDFVDEGFATTESDIEETFKKLVHKLKKSPEEVFDALKNQTVDLVFTAHPTQSVRRSLLQKHGRIRDCLAQLYAKDITPDDKQELDEALHREIQAAFRTDEIRRTPPTPQDEMRAGMSYFHETIWKGVPKFLRRVDTALKNIGINERVPYNAPLIQFSSWMGGDRDGNPRVTPEVTRDVCLLARMMAANMYFSQIEDLMFEMSMWRCSDELRVRAEELHRSSSKRDVKHYIEFWKQVPPTEPYRVILGDVRDKLYNTRERSRHLLAHDVSEIPEELVYTNVEQFLEPLELCYRSLCACGDRVIADGSLLDFLRQVSTFGLSLVRLDIRQESDRHTDVLDAITQHLEIGSYREWSEQKRQEWLLSELSGKRPLFGPDLPKTEEIADVLDTFHVLAELPSDCFGAYIISMATSPSDVLAVELLQRECHVRQPLRVVPLFEKLDDLDAAPNAMARLFSIEWYKNRIDGKQEVMIGYSDSGKDAGRLSAAWQLYKAQEELINVAKKFGVKLTMFHGRGGTVGRGGGPTHLAILSQPPETIHGSLRVTVQGEVIEQSFGEEHLCFRTLQRFCAATLEHGMNPPISPRPEWRALMDEIAVHATEQYREIVFKEPRFVEYFRLATPELEYGRMNIGSRPSKRKPSGGIESLRAIPWIFAWTQTRFHLPVWLGFGAAFKYAIEKDIKNLHMLQEMYKTWPFFRVTIDLVEMVFAKGDPGIAALNDKLLVSEDLWSFGQTLRANYEETKSLLLKIAGHKNLLEGDPYLRQRLRLRDSYITTLNVCQAYTLKRIRDPNYHVTLRPHISKEYAEPSSKPADELIKLNPKSEYAPGLEDTLILTMKGIAAGMQNTG from the exons ATGGCTAACCGGAATTTAGAGAAATTAGCTTCAATTGATGCTCAGTTAAGGCTTTTAGTTCCTGGTAAAGTATCTGAAGATGATAAGTTAATCGAATATGATGCTTTGCTTTTGGATAAATTCCTTGACATCCTTCAGGATTTACATGGAGAAGATCTCAAAGAAACT GTTCAAGAGTGTTATGAGCTATCTGCAGAGTATGAAGGAAAGCATGATCCTAAGAAGCTGGAGGAGCTTGGGAATCTTTTGACAAGTTTGGATCCAGGGGATTCGATTGTAATTGCAAAAGCTTTCTCTCACATGCTTAACTTGGCTAATTTGGCCGAAGAGGTTCAGATTGCTTATCGAAGGAGGATTAAACTGAAAAAGGGTGATTTTGTCGATGAAGGTTTTGCAACAACTGAATCGGACATTGAAGAAACTTTTAAGAAACTTGTACATAAGCTTAAAAAGTCGCCCGAAGAAGTGTTTGATGCACTTAAGAATCAAACAGTTGACCTGGTCTTCACTGCTCATCCAACTCAATCTGTCCGCAGATCATTGCTACAGAAGCATGGAAG GATTCGGGACTGTCTCGCCCAGTTATATGCCAAAGATATCACTCCTGATGATAAACAGGAACTCGATGAAGCTTTGCATAGAGAA ATTCAAGCTGCTTTTCGAACTGATGAGATCAGAAGAACACCTCCAACCCCTCAGGATGAAATGAGAGCTGGAATGAGTTACTTTCATGAAACAATCTGGAAGGGTGTTCCTAAATTCTTACGACGTGTTGATACTGCTCTTAAGAACATTGGGATCAATGAACGTGTTCCATATAATGCCCCTCTTATCCAATTTTCTTCATGGATGGGTGGTGATCGTGATG GTAATCCAAGGGTAACTCCTGAAGTTACAAGGGATGTTTGCTTACTTGCAAGAATGATGGCTGCAAATATGTACTTCTCCCAGATAGAGGATCTTATGTTTGAG ATGTCCATGTGGCGTTGTAGTGATGAACTTCGTGTTCGGGCTGAAGAACTCCATAGATCATCATCAAAGAGAGATGTTAAACACTATATCG AGTTCTGGAAACAGGTTCCTCCTACCGAACCGTACCGTGTTATTCTTGGAGATGTTCGGGACAAATTGTATAATACGCGTGAAAGATCTCGTCATCTTTTAGCCCATGATGTTTCCGAAATTCCAGAAGAGTTGGTTTATACCAATGTTGAACAG TTTTTGGAGCCTCTTGAGTTATGCTACAGATCGTTATGTGCTTGTGGTGATCGTGTGATTGCGGATGGTAGTCTTCTTGATTTCTTGAGACAAGTTTCCACCTTCGGACTCTCACTTGTAAGACTCGATATTCGTCAAGAATCTGACCGTCATACGGATGTCCTCGATGCTATAACTCAGCATTTAGAAATCGGGTCCTACCGCGAATGGTCCGAACAAAAACGCCAAGAATGGCTTTTATCTGAGCTAAGCGGGAAGCGTCCGTTATTCGGGCCCGATCTCCCAAAAACCGAGGAAATTGCAGATGTTTTGGACACGTTTCATGTGTTAGCCGAACTCCCATCTGATTGTTTCGGTGCTTACATCATCTCAATGGCTACATCTCCTTCTGATGTGTTGGCGGTTGAGTTGCTTCAACGAGAATGCCATGTAAGACAACCCTTACGGGTGGTCCCACTTTTTGAAAAACTAGATGATCTTGATGCAGCTCCTAATGCAATGGCCCGTTTGTTCTCGATCGAGTGGTACAAAAACCGGATTGATGGTAAACAAGAAGTGATGATCGGGTACTCGGACTCGGGAAAAGATGCGGGACGGCTTTCGGCTGCATGGCAACTTTATAAGGCTCAAGAAGAGCTTATAAATGTTGCAAAGAAGTTTGGTGTTAAACTCACCATGTTTCATGGACGTGGTGGGACCGTTGGGCGAGGAGGTGGGCCCACTCATCTTGCTATACTGTCTCAACCGCCTGAGACCATTCACGGGTCGCTTAGAGTCACGGTTCAGGGTGAGGTTATTGAGCAATCTTTTGGTGAAGAGCATTTGTGTTTTAGAACTCTTCAGAGGTTTTGTGCAGCTACCCTTGAGCACGGTATGAACCCCCCGATTTCACCAAGACCCGAGTGGCGTGCACTTATGGATGAGATTGCAGTTCATGCAACGGAGCAGTATCGTGAAATTGTATTCAAGGAACCACGATTTGTCGAATATTTCCGCCTG GCGACACCGGAGTTGGAGTATGGGCGGATGAACATCGGGAGCCGTCCATCAAAGCGAAAGCCGAGCGGCGGCATAGAATCACTCCGAGCCATTCCATGGATCTTTGCGTGGACTCAAACGAGGTTTCATCTCCCTGTTTGGCTTGGATTTGGGGCAGCATTTAAATATGCAATTGAAAAAGACATCAAGAATCTTCATATGCTGCAAGAAATGTACAAAACATGGCCTTTCTTTAGGGTCACAATCGATCTAGTCGAAATGGTGTTTGCCAAAGGTGACCCCGGCATTGCCGCTTTAAACGACAAGCTCCTTGTCTCTGAAGACTTGTGGTCGTTTGGTCAAACCTTAAGAGCGAACTATGAGGAAACCAAGAGTCTTCTCCTTAAG ATTGCTGGGCATAAGAATCTTCTAGAGGGTGATCCTTACTTGAGACAAAGACTTCGTCTGCGTGACTCATACATCACGACCTTGAACGTATGCCAAGCCTACACACTGAAACGGATTCGTGATCCAAACTATCACGTAACTTTAAGGCCTCATATCTCTAAAGAGTATGCCGAGCCAAGTAGCAAGCCTGCTGACGAGCTTATCAAGCTGAACCCGAAGAGTGAGTATGCTCCAGGTTTGGAAGATACACTTATCTTGACCATGAAGGGTATTGCTGCTGGAATGCAGAATACTGGTTAA